One region of Mobula birostris isolate sMobBir1 chromosome 24, sMobBir1.hap1, whole genome shotgun sequence genomic DNA includes:
- the ndufaf8 gene encoding NADH dehydrogenase [ubiquinone] 1 alpha subcomplex assembly factor 8, producing the protein MPGNEVWIRTRERLRRFPQIMAACTEEASAYGRCVAANVQGNQDLRKNTCAKEFLALKKCFTLNAKKAW; encoded by the exons ATGCCAGGGAATGAGGTGTGGATCCGCACGAGGGAAAGACTCAGGAGGTTCCCGCAGATCATGGCAGCGTGCACGGAGGAA GCATCAGCATATGGGAGATGTGTGGCTGCAAATGTTCAAGGGAATCAGGACCTCAGAAAGAACACGTGTGCCAAAGAGTTTCTGGCCTTAAAGAAATGCTTTACATTAAAT GCCAAGAAAGCATGGTAA